From Vanrija pseudolonga chromosome 1, complete sequence, a single genomic window includes:
- the atp-5 gene encoding ATP synthase subunit 5, mitochondrial, translated as MASIARTFAARGYATAASAVKAPVQLNSLTGTYATSAYLAALRKGPKELDALAKDVEVFDKKIKEDKKVQALIDNPTLSAAERAEALKGVVPSGSSPYLLNLLSVLSENGRLSSAGKVFADFHTLIAAYRGEVEITITSAEPLDSKSLTRLEKAIKNTSVAEGKTLKFVNKVNPSILGGLVVDFGDKTIDLSAVSKVNRFNAALAQGI; from the exons ATGGCCTCCATCGCCCGCACCTTCGCCGCCCGCGGCtacgccaccgccgcctcggccgtcaaG GCCCCCGTTCAGCTCAACTCGCTGACCGGCACCtacgccacctcggcctACCTTGCTGCGCTCCGGAAGGGCcccaaggagctcgacgccctcgccaaggacgtcgaggtctTTGACAAGAAGatcaaggaggacaagaaggtCCAGGCTCTGATCG ACAACCCCACtctctccgccgccgagcgcgccgaggccctcaaggGCGTTGTtccctcgggctcgtcgccatacctcctcaacctcctctcGGTCCTCTCGGAGAACGGCCGTctctcgtcggccggcaAGGTCTTTGCCGACTTCCACACCCTCATCGCTGCCTaccgcggcgaggtcgagatcaCCATCACCTCGGCCGAGCCCCTCGACTCCAAGTCGCTCACCCGTCTTGAGAAGGCCATCAAGAACACCTCGGTTGCTGAGGGCAAGACCCTCAAGTTTGTCAACAAGGTCAACCCCTCGATCCTCggtggcctcgtcgtcgactttggAGACAAGACGATTGACCTTTCGGCCGTCTCGAAGGTCAACCGCTTCAACGCTGCCCTTGCTC AGGGTATCTAA
- the HAP2 gene encoding Transcriptional activator HAP2: MNTSTLLSLLPNAGTYSASPSFGDSSALGRAYDYVGGASDNDSASAGQSALDFSSYSYTDDLGAFGVTGHSGASHSYNPRQGQANGQAAQTSAYPHSLVQPDFAAQYRNDHAGVMDDRSNGNLMNGHGETARFLDLEINQPGPSTYRHATNGLYSGSEASHEDPTQAYVDGSAHDDDLVKVENGNGDAEGEDADADNEEPLYVNAKQYHRILKRRLARARLEELNRLVRSRKPYLHESRHRHACSRPRGKGGRFLTADEIEQLKREETAKEAASANGSVSGEPSTDGSPSEAAPST; this comes from the exons ATGAACACTTCcaccctcctctccctccttccCAACGCCGGCACATACTCGGCAAGTCCCTCATTTGGTgactcgtcggccttgggaCGTGCCTACGACTACGTTGGAGGTGCATCCGACAACGACTCGGCATCGGCAGGACAGTCGGCTCTGGATTTTTCATCCTACTCGTATACCGACGACCTGGGCGCCTTTGGCGTCACTGGCCACTCTGGAGCATCGCACTCTTACAACCCGCGCCAGGGCCAGGCAAACGGCCAGGCCGCTCAGACAAGCGCGTACCCCCACAGCCTTGTCCAGCCAGACTTTGCGGCACAGTACCGCAacgaccacgccggcgtcaTGGACGACCGATCAAACGGCAATCTCATGAACGGCCACGGCGAGACGGCTCGTTTCCTCGATCTCGAGATCAACCAGCCCGGTCCATCAACCTACCGCCATGCTACCAACGGTCTCTACTCTGGATCTGAAGCATCGCATGAAGATCCCACCCAGGCCTACGTCGACGGCTCGGCccatgacgacgacctcgtcaaggtcgagaacggcaacggcgatgcagagggcgaggacgccgacgcggacaaTGAGGAGCCCCTCTACGTCAACGCCAAGCAGTACCACCGGATACtcaagcgccgcctcgcgcgcgcgaggttgGAAGAGCTGAACCGTCTCGTGCGGTCCCGAAAG CCCTACCTCCACGAATCCCGGCATCGCCATGCTTGCTCGCGCCCCCGTGGCAAGGGCGGCCGCTTCCTTACTGCCGATGAGATTGAGCAGCTCAAGCGCGAAGAAACAGCAAAGGAAGCGGCGAGCGCCAACGGATCAGTGTCGGGCGAGCCATCCACCGACGGATCGCCTTCAGAAGCTGCTCCCTCGACATAG
- the SLU7 gene encoding Pre-mRNA-splicing factor SLU7: protein MLRLPAETSDKLSKSSYRAQRELEAARKAGTAAPAVDADGKAINPHIPDYISKAPWYADLGSGPSLSHQRREEKKKEGIDEWYDRGATAGPAATKFRKGACENCGAMTHKRKDCVERPRKRGAKFSGKDIRADEVIQSVSRAYDAKRDRWNGYDPAQYKNVVDDYEAAEEARRKFREEEIDAQTSTDMAAVKKIAKAKQPDDDEFGSSDEDEEDEDKYADAADQVGQKLDTKTRITVRNLRIREDTAKYLLNLDPESAYYDPKTRSMRDAPEVGVAPEDMKFAGDNFSRFSGEATNMQKLQLFAWQSAARGHNVNVHSNPTAGELLHREFNQKKDVLKDTGRQSVLEKYGGEEHLERLPEELLGGQTERYVEYSRTGQILRGQEQAKVRSKYAEDVYINNHTSVWGSWFDRDSSKWGFACCHSIISGSYCTGEAGKVANHASSAGQLLATASEEPEEQAESKSLVEMHREKLEKSKQEAEENPSDRRSKGKNKESATPWGDTELPDLDRQRLKRAMDEEKKRKAMDEDEAWQHTKKSKTDVTEEDMEAYRLSKQAYDDPMANYKDPEED, encoded by the exons ATGCTTCGTCTCCCGGCTGAAACCTCGGACAAGCTCTCAAAGTCGTCCtaccgcgcgcagcgtgaACTCGAGGCTGCCCGTAAGGCAGGAACAGCTGCGCCAgcagtcgacgccgacggcaaggccATCAACCCTCATATCCCGG ACTACATCTCCAAAGCACCATGGTATGCCGATCTTGGCTCGGGACCATCCCTGTCCCACCAGCGCCGAGAGGAGAAGAAAAAGGAGGGCATCGATGAGTGGTATGACCGTGGAGCGACTGCCGGACCGGCAGCGACCAAGTTCCGCAAGGGGGCCTGCGAGAACTGCGGTGCCATGACGCACAAGCGGAAGGACTGCGTCGAGCGCCCGAGGAAGCGAGGAGCAAAGTTCAGCGGCAAGGACAttcgcgccgacgaggtgatCCAGAGCGTGTCGCGCGCGTACGATGCCAAGCGCGACAGGTGGAACGGCTACGACCCGGCACAGTACAAGAACGTCGTGGACGACtacgaggctgccgaggaggcgcggcgcaagttccgcgaggaggagattgatGCGCAGACGTCGACCGACATGGCCGCTGTCAAGAagatcgccaaggccaagcagcccgacgacgacgagttcggTTCGTccgacgaagacgaggaggacgaggacaagtACGCCGATGCTGCCGACCAGGTCGGCCAGAAGCTCGACACCAAGACGCGTATCACCGTGCGTAACCTGCGTATCCGTGAAGACACGGCCAAGTACCTACTCAACTTGGACCCCGAGTCGGCGTACTACGACCCCAAGACGCGTTCGATGCGTGACGcgcccgaggtcggcgtcgcgccggaAGACATGAAGTTTGCAGGCGACAACTTCTCGCGGTTctcgggcgaggcgaccAACATGCAGAAGCTGCAGCTGTTCGCGTGGCAGTcagccgcgcgcggccacAACGTCAACGTGCACTCCAACCCCACTGCTGGAGAACTGCTCCACCGAGAGTTCAACCAGAAGAAGGACGTCCTCAAGGACACGGGACGGCAGTCGGTCCTGGAGAAGtacggtggcgaggagcaTCTCGAGCGTCTCCCAGAGGAGCTGTTGGGCGGCCAGACGGAGCGAT ACGTGGAGTACTCGCGTACTGGTCAGATCCTCAGGGGTCAGGAGCAGGCCAAGGTGCGCTCGAAGTATGCCGAGGACGTGTACATCAACAACCACACGTCGGTGTGGGGCTCGTGGTTCGACCGCGACTCGAGCAAGTGGGGTTTCGCGTGCTGTCACTCGATCA TCTCGGGATCGTACTGTACCGGCGAAGCAGGCAAGGTCGCAAACCATGCGTCATCGGCAGGTCAGCTTCTCGCTACCGCTTCCGAAgagcccgaggagcaggccgagTCCAAGTCGCTGGTGGAGATGCACcgcgagaagctcgagaAGAGCAagcaggaggccgaggagaatCCCAGCGACCGCAGgagcaagggcaagaacAAGGAGTCGGCCACGCCATGGGGAGACACCGAGCtccccgacctcgaccggcAGCGACTCAAGCGCGCcatggacgaggagaagaagcgcaaggccatggacgaggacgaggcgtgGCAGCACACCAAGAAGAGCAAGACCGACGTCACGGAGGAAGACATGGAGGCATACCGTCTCTCCAAGCAGGCGTACGACGACCCAATGGCAAACTACAAGGACCCGGAGGAGGACTga
- the Rwdd2b gene encoding RWD domain-containing protein 2B, with amino-acid sequence MAAVEALDTEVELISASILPAESLTSTDSGAWPRIVTVTNAESQRSLHIAVTDAYPLRGAVTIELKGNDVGRDEAAEWSAQIDAFLDEWDEGDGYPLYQMLTAHILPLLVPNWDALTTIQEQPSPPLGPTVAHHVLLTSHHLLSPTKRKDFISLASELSLTGFSKIGHPGIYYAIGHRDDLDEWLREVKSWNWLALRVRLGIEPLPEEALGGGRGSESGARGGKGRGDWDELEKISEALDWLKKRGREQLLLDIGIGGGGGGGGGE; translated from the exons ATGGCCGCAGTAGAGGCTCTCGACACCGAAGTCGAGCTCATATCCGCCTCGATCTTGCCAGCAGAGTCCCTCACATCGACAGACTCGGGCGCCTGGCCAAGGATCGTCACCGTCACCAATGCCGAAAGCCAACGGTCACTTCACATTGCGGTAACGGATGCGTATCCTCTCCGAGGTGCGGTGACCAtcgagctcaagggcaaCGATGTCGGGCGggacgaggctgccgagtGGAGTGCGCAAATCGACGCCTTCTTGGATGAGTGGGATGAGGGAGATGG ATACCCACTGTACCAGATGCTCACCGCGCAcatcctccccctcctcgtgCCAAACTGGGACGCCTTGACGACCATCCAAGAGCAGCCCAGCCCTCCTCTCGGGCCCACTGTAGCACATCACGTCCTCCTCACCTCCCATCACCTGCTGTCTCCCACGAAGCGCAAGGACTTTATCTCGCTCGCGTCCGAGCTGTCGTTGACGGGCTTCTCCAAGATCGGCCATCCGGGGATCTACTATGCCATCGGGCATCGAGACGACTTGGACGAGTGGCTGCGGGAAGTGAAGAGCTGGAACTGGCTCGCTCTGCGCGTGAGGCTAGGGATCGAGCCATTGCCAGAGGAGGCTCTTGGAGGTGGGCGCGGGAGCGAAAGTGGCGCGCGGGGTGGCAAGGGGCGTGGAGACTGGGACGAGCTGGAGAAGATCAGCGAGGCGCTGGATTGGTTGAAGAAGCGAGGGCGTGAACAATTGCTACTGGACATTGGGatcggaggaggaggcggaggaggaggaggagaatAA
- the YVH1 gene encoding Tyrosine-protein phosphatase YVH1, which yields MPPRPSLPLRTQTDAPSEPPADATKPDDTAIDDVYAQVDATGSLEAAARKLAAIAAAEAEDGGVTPVVVQRRQVWEDEDDEYFYRGGGGEAEEEAEEIEHLQEVYDGLWVGDLVAAMDGDGLRERRITNIVSLLRPRLHFESSFATYPVEIDDVATSDMLQYLPSTSAWIGEALARRAGEAITERSGDIAPGVGETTAGAVLVHCQAGMSRSATVAAAFLMRAAGLDPVEAVAVVREARPVVDPSETFWHQLGLYYLADGRVTMKDRATRQWYLERTTGMVMNQGAAPSTEHMARYPATPSASQPPTPSGGQGRRKIRCKMCRRHLAVREHMMDHILDQSPISRPRTPSNITLPGPLAMTAEQAPATEGVADVINPLTGLPLSKSRRGSSAGDEGRPRARSILGGSGAPEPMTSSASVSRRPSQNARPILDADQLAARLPPQLAALRAAQSGGASPATSTAASSPEASGTPLSAVANAPTPSAPPRRPSFGIAAPAPILVNPKCSGYFVEPLTWMEPVLNAGGVSGKLVCPNDKCGAKIGTFDWAGMQCGCREWVTPGFCIHRSKVDEVW from the exons ATGCCGCCCCGTCCCTCCCTCCCGCTCCGCACACAAACCGACGCCCCCTCGGAGCCGCCAGCAGATGCCACCAAGCCAGACGACACGGCCATTGACGACGTCTACGCGCAGGTGGACGCTACCGGCTCGCTAGAAGCCGCAGCGCGCAAGCTCGCTGCCATTGCTGccgctgaggccgaggacggcggggTCACGCCTGTGGtcgtgcagcggcggcaggtgtgggaggacgaagacgacgagtaTTTCTaccgcggtggtgggggggaAGCAGaagaggaggcggaggagatCGAGCACCTGCAGGAGGTGTACGATGGCTTGTgggtcggcgacctcgtcgccgctaTGGATGGTGATGGGCTCCGGGAGCGGCGCATC ACCAACATCGTCtcgctcctccgcccgcgACTCCACTTCGAGTCGTCGTTCGCGACGTACCCcgtcgagatcgacgacgTCGCAACGAGCGACATGCTGCAGTATctgccctcgacgtcggcgtggatcggcgaggcgctggcaAGACGCGCAGGCGAGGCCATCACCGAACGCAGCGGCGACATTGcgcccggcgtcggcgagacgACGGCCGGCGCAGTCCTCGTCCACTGCCAAGCGGGCATGAGCCGCTCCGCGACCGTTGCGGCTGCGTTCCTcatgcgcgccgccggcctcgaccccgtcgaggccgtcgctgtcgtccgTGAGGCGCGCCCAGTCGTCGACCCCTCCGAGACGTTCTGGCACCAGCTCGGGCTGTactacctcgccgacgggcgcGTCACCATGAAGGAccgcgccacgcgccagTGGTACCTCGAGCGCACGACGGGCATGGTCATGA ACCAAGGCGCCGCCCCGTCAACCGAGCACATGGCGCGGTAtcccgccacgccgtcggcgtcacagccgcccacgccgtcggGCGGGCAGGGCCGCAGGAAGATCAGGTGCAAGATGTGCCGCCGGCACCTGGCGGTGCGCGAGCACATGATGGACCACATCCTGGACCAGAGCCCGATCAGCCGGCCGCGCACACCGTCCAACATCACGCTGCCTGGCCCGCTCGCCATGACGGCAGAGCAGGCGCCGGCAACCGAGGGCGTCGCGGACGTGATCAACCCCCTGACGGGGCTGCCGCTGTCCaagtcgcgccgcggctcgtctgcaggcgacgagggccggccccgcgcgcgctccatcCTCGGCGGAAGCGGCGCGCCAGAGCCCATGACGtccagcgcgagcgtgtcgcgccggccgagccaGAACGCGCGGcccatcctcgacgcggaCCAGCTCGCTGCGCGGCTCCCCccgcagctcgcggcgctgcgcgcagcgcagagcggcggcgcgtcccCGGCAacgtcgacggcagcgagctcgcccgaggcgagcggcaccccgctctcggccgtcgcgaacgcgcccacgccctccgcgccgccccggcgcccCTCGTTCGGCATCGCTGCCCCTGCGCCCATCCTCGTCAACCCCAAGTGCTCGGGATACTTTGTCGAGCCGCTCACGTGGATGGAGCCCGTGctcaacgccggcggcgtgagcggcaaGCTTGTGTGTCCGAACGACAAGTGCGGCGCCAAGATCGGCACGTTTGACTGGGCCGGCATGCAGTGCGGGTGCCGCGAGTGGGTGACGCCT GGATTCTGTATCCACCGCagcaaggtcgacgaggtgtggTAA
- the SPCC1672.07 gene encoding U3 small nucleolar RNA-associated protein 21, protein MPPRPSKRSKNEAKAKAAAVAVKAPAGPLPQSRLFAPFRALGFVSDDVPFSMFVHTPKGALAKPTIHIVSSIGRSWLMWDAERMTLLFAGPDAGAPITSIAQTGTEVFAAAGSRVIKYLRGKETAVYDVPDGAAVGKILIFGEQLVALKLDGTGLFVWNIASTELDNEIQFHSTFTATTLMHPVTYLNKILVGSKEGELALWNIRTGSLIHTFPSFTPSAPSPVTTIVQSPAVDVVGVGYLDGAIRVMDIRDAELVMQMRMDQGSIEGLSFRMDGPPILASSSSTGTLAIWDLSKGGRVLHIARMAHEQSVTGLEWVQGQPLLVSSSPDNSVKQWAFDAPTNAPRLLKFRTGHHAPPSTIRYYGEDGKQILTTGRDRALRYTSVVRDSRSHELSQGSLIKKAIGLGVSADELKFPPIIALSSSSTRSKDWEDVLTAHAEDSTARTWRVQDKRLGQSEFELEDDGAVQAVCVTACGNFGLAGSSTGEIRMWNMQSGKERKSFALSGPAPGDSKPKIIQQSKPKKAVTKTIKKSIEAVVGLATDALNTTVIAGTLEGKLYFFDFHTTQLLHTVQLDSSITAIDLNRDSGLLAVICDDLVVRLIDIETRRVVRELRGFRGRILDTTFTPDSRWLIATSLDSVIRTFDIPSGKLVDAFRSSSIATSVTFSPTGDFLATAHVDSLGVHLWANKAQFSDVALRHIPEDEDVPEVALPTVQGVDDEALEGLEPVGAPEYTDIYTTPDFLSEGLLTLSLLPRSRWQTLLNLETIKARNKPKEPVKAPEAAPFFLPTVSGLEPRFDVSAAQAGSEDPFSARLPPSASFLESEFTRRLAREDEDGDYSAFFEYMKALSPSAVDLEIRSLVSLDHLAAFLAALIGRLRSHRDFEAVQAFMTVFLSVHGDVLIANPELRDLLERLQAEQKKESNRLLELISYSMGTLSFLRG, encoded by the exons ATGCCCCCAAGGCCATCAAAGCGCTCCAAgaacgaggccaaggccaaggccgccgccgtcgccgtcaaggcgccggccggccctCTCCCTCAGAGCCGCCTGTTCGCTCCTTTCCGTGCCCTCGGCTTCGTCTCCGACGACGTCCCCTTCTCCATGTTCGTTCACACCCCGAAGGGTGCCCTCGCAAAGCCCACGATCCACATTGTCTCCAGCATCGGCAGGAGCTGGCTCATGTGGGATGCTGAGAGGATGACGCTGCTGTTTGCTG GTCCCGATGCCGGCGCTCCCATCACCAGCATTGCTCAGACGGGAACCGAGGTGTTCGCCGCGGCTGGATCCCGAGTGATCAAGTACCTCCGTGGCAAGGAGACTGCTGTGTACGATGTCCCAGACGGAGCCGCTGTTGGCAAGATCCTCATCTtcggcgagcagctggtcgcgctcaagctcgacggcaCTGGCTTGTTCGTTTGGAACATTGCCTCGACAG AACTCGACAACGAGATCCAGTTCCACTCGACATTtaccgcgacgacgctcaTGCACCCCGTCACATACCTCAACAAGATCCTCGTTGGCagcaaggagggcgagcttgCTCTGTGGAACATCCGCACGGG CTCTCTTATCCACACCTTCCCCTCGTTCACCCCTTCGGCCCCGTCCCCTGTCACGACGATTGTCCAGTCTCCTgcagtcgacgtcgtcggtgtcggctaCCTTGACGGTGCTATCCGCGTCATGGACATTagggacgccgagctggtgaTGCAGATGCGCATGGACCAGGGCTCTATCGAGGGGCTATCTTTCCGCATGG ATGGACCTCCCATTCTGGCGTCGTCTTCATCAACTGGCACACTCGCAATCTGGGACCTGAGCAAGGGTGGACGAGTGCTGCACATCGCTCGCATGGCACACGAGCAGAGCGTAACCGGGTTGGAATGGGTGCAGGGACAGCCGTTGTTGGTCAGCAGCAGTCCAGACAACAGTGTCAAG CAATGGGCATTTGACGCACCTACCAACGCACCACGACTGCTCAAGTTCCGCACTGGTCACCATGCCCCTCCATCTACCATCCGCTACTATGGTGAGGACGGCAAGCAGATCTTGACGACTGGGCGTGACCGCGCACTACGATACACCAGCGTTGTGCGTGACTCCCGGAGTCACGAGCTGTCGCAGGGATCGCTCATCAAGAAGgccatcggcctcggcgtctcgGCTGATGAGCTCAAGTTCCCGCCCATCATCGCtctctcgagctcgtccacccGCTCCAAGGACTGGGAGGATGTTCTcaccgcgcacgccgaggactCGACCGCACGAACATGGCGCGTTCAGGACAAGCGCCTGGGACAGTCCGAGTTCGAgctggaggacgacggcgcagtgCAGGCGGTGTGTGTCACGGCCTGTGGCAACTTTGGATTGGCCGGTTCCTCCACTGGCGAGATCAGGATGTGGAACATGCAGTCCGGCAAGGAGCGCAAGTCATTCGCGCTTTCTGGCCCCGCACCGGGCGACAGCAAGCCCAAGATCATTCAGCAGagcaagcccaagaaggccgTGACGAAGACGATCAAGAAGAGCATTGAGGCGGTCGTTGGCCTGGCGACGGACGCGTTGAATACGACCGTTATCGCCGGCACGCTTGAGGGCAAGCTGTACTTCTTCGACTTCCACACCACGCAGCTGCTCCACACTGTTCAGCTCGACTCGTCGATCACGGCCATCGACCTGAACCGCGACAGCGGTCTGCTGGCGGTGATCTGCGACGACTTGGTTGTGCGCCTTATCGACATTGAGACCCGACGAGTGGTCCGTGAATTGAGAGGGTTCCGCGGTCGTATCCTCGACACGACGTTCACTCCCGATTCGCGCTGGCTCATTGCGACGTCGCTGGACTCGGTCATCAGGACGTTTGACATTCCCAGTGGAAAGTTGGTCGATGCGTTCCGGTCATCGTCGATCGCGACAAGTGTGACCTTCTCGCCCACGGGTGacttcctcgccaccgctcATGTAGACAGCTTGGGTGTGCATCTCTG GGCCAACAAGGCGCAGTTCTCCGACGTCGCCTTGCGACACatccccgaggacgaggacgtccCAGAAGTGGCGCTGCCAACAGTCCAGGGTGTTGAtgacgagg CCCTGGAAGGACTCGAGCCCGTCGGTGCACCAGAATACACCGACATCTACACCACACCCGACTTCCTCTCCGAAGGGCTGCTCAcgctctccctcctcccgcGGTCAAGGTGGCAGACGCTGCTCAACCTCGAGACGATCAAGGCACGCAACAAGCCCAAGGAGCCTGTCAaggcgcccgaggcggcaCCCTTCTTCCTCCCGACAGTTTCTGGGCTGGAGCCGCGGTTCGACGTCTCAGCCgcacaggcaggcagcgaggaCCCATTCTCGGCCCGCCTGCcaccgtcggcgtccttccTCGAGAGCGAGTTCACACGGCGGCTCGcacgcgaggacgaggacggcgactACTCGGCCTTCTTCGAGTACATGAAGGCGCTTTCCCCGTCcgcggtcgacctcgagatcCGCTCCCTCGTGTCTCTCGACCACCTggccgccttcctcgccgcgctcatcgGCCGCCTCCGCTCCCACCGCGACTTTGAGGCAGTTCAGGCCTTCATGACCGTCTTCCTCTCGGTCCACGGCGACGTACTGATCGCCAACCCCGAGCTCCgtgacctcctcgagcgcctccaGGCCGAGCAGAAGAAGGAGTCGAACcgtctcctcgagctcatctCCTACTCGATGGGCACGCTCTCCTTCCTCCGCGGCTAG
- the BBP_1 gene encoding Branchpoint-bridging protein, translating into MWRPATRNLTGTNDVPLANKRRFGLPEEAPPSGPAPSGYGKPPSDSQFFNGRVDRDRERVPQERDDRRDDRYDRGDRRDDYDRDRRPRDDDRRRDYDDRDRGRDSYGRDRDAGAGGGGGGGRSSRWDDDRGRGREGGDGESLFKVLEKMSLTDQDGPRKRRSRWGDANDRADVAGLPVNIMGKVSQSELDGYAIHVRLEEINRKLRTGDVVPPDGQRSPSPPPKFDAYGRRSNTREIRYRQKLEDERNRLVDRAMKNDPNFRPPIEMQQRRNGRPMEKVYIPVHEFPEINFFGLLVGPRGNSLKRMERESGAKISIRGKGSVKDGKGRSDAFANDEDDELHCVVTADDEQKVRTCVQLINKVIETAASTPEGQNDHKRNQLRELASLNGTLRDDENQLCQNCGEKGHRRWECPQQRMYSANVICRLCGGAGHMARDCRGRGDPSLATNNKTQFDSEFSALMAELGETPGGDARPQAGQQGQQQQQPEERVPPWRIPENWHGGGRRNDGGGFGGGGGGGGYGGGGGGYGGQDQGYGGGGGGYGRDQGYGGGAGGGNADQYASYYASIGQAA; encoded by the exons ATGTGGCGCCCTGCTACTCGCAACTTAACAGGCACAAACGAC GTGCCGCTGGCCAACAAGCGTCGTTTCGGCCTTCCAGAGGAGGCTCCTCCCTCTGGTCCTGCTCCGTCCGGCTACGGCAAGCCTCCTTCCGACTCGCAATTCTTCAACGGCCGTGTGGACCGCGACCGTGAGCGCGTCCCACaagagcgcgacgaccgccgtgACGACCGGTACGACCGTGGCGACCGCCGTGACGACtacgaccgcgaccgcaGACCACGCGACGATGATCGCCGCCGGGACTATGACGACCGTGACCGCGGACGCGACTCGTACGGCCGCGACCGTGACGCaggcgctggtggcggcggcggcggtggacggAGCAGCAGGTGGGACGACGACCGTGGCCGTGGACGAGAGGGTGGAGACGGTGAGTCCCTGTTCAAGGTGTTGGAGAAGATGAGCCTGACGGATCAAGATGGACCCAGGAAGAGGAGGTCTCGCTGGGGAGACGCCAACGACcgtgccgacgtcgcgggcCTGCCCGTGAACATTATGGGTAAGGTGTCTCAGTCGGAGCTCGACGGCTACGCCATCCACGTTCGTCTCGAGGAAATCAACCGCAAGCTGCGTACCGGTGACGTTGTGCCCCCCGACGGACagcgctcgccctcgcccccgcccaagTTTGACGCCTACGGTCGCCGCTCGAACACGCGCGAGATCCGCTACAGGcagaagctcgaggacgagcgtaACCGACTTGTGGACCGTGCCATGAAGAACGACCCCAACTTCCGCCCCCCTATCGAGATGCAGCAGCGTCGTAATGGCCGCCCGATGGAGAAGGTCTACATTCCCGTGCACGAATTCCCCGAGATCAACTTCTTCGGCTTGCTCGTCGGCCCCCGTGGCAACTCGCTCAAGCGCATGGAGCGCGAGAGTGGTGCCAAGATCTCTATCCGTGGCAAGGGAAGtgtcaaggacggcaagggaCGTTCGGACGCCttcgccaacgacgaggacgacgagcttcaCTGTGTGgtgacggccgacgacgagcagaagGTCAGGACATGTGTTCAGCTCATCAACAAGGTCATCGAGACCGCGGCTTCTACCCCCGAGGGACAAAACGACCACAAGCGTAACCAGCTGCGTgagctcgcctcgctcaaCGGTACGCTCCGTGACGACGAGAACCAGCTGTGCCAGAACTGTGGTGAGAAGGGCCACCGACGATGGGAGTGCCCCCAGCAGCGCATGTACAGCGCCAACGTCATCTGTCGTCTGTGTGGCGGTGCGGGACACATGGCTCGCGACTGCCGTGGTCGTGGCGACCCGAGCCTGGCGACGAACAACAAGACGCAGTTCGACTCGGAGTTCTCGGCACtcatggccgagctgggcgagacgcctggcggcgacgcgcgccccCAGGCTGGCCAACAGggacagcagcaacagcaacccgaggagcgcgtcccTCCTTGGCGCATCCCCGAGAACTGgcacggcggtggccgccgcaACGACGGTGGCGGCttcggtggtggcggtggtggaggcggctatggcggcggcggcggcggctacggTGGCCAGGACCAgggctacggcggcggcggcggaggctaCGGCCGGGATCAAggctacggcggcggtgccggcggtggcaaCGCCGACCAGTATGCTTC CTACTACGCGTCGATTGGGCAGGCTGCCTAA